The following coding sequences lie in one Silene latifolia isolate original U9 population chromosome 5, ASM4854445v1, whole genome shotgun sequence genomic window:
- the LOC141654774 gene encoding protein FAR1-RELATED SEQUENCE 5-like, whose product MGFNRQGEPCREVEKRFTPYIGQEFGGVKDAVTFYKIYAIACGFDVPRYTTTKWRGGEIKSKLVVCNREGFAHKMPRKDQDDGLDGEKSQRIFRVIRMGCKARIRLYMKNGLLLIDRFHEGHNHELISLKDIEFQKLSRNITDYHKMIIVSNSRLKIGATKTYRICKEQVNGYENIGASLNDFKNFHRDVKCFIHERDGQLFVDHFKEMTETRIGFHFDYDLDDDGSLRRAIWADDTARDNYKIFGDAVSFDPTYSTNKYSMVFTPFKGVDHHKRSVTLCGALVAWKIMSRLIGFLAGFYKQWEDDELEAARFDGIWEQIIQDHGVGRLEDGVDYEDNSKIRERK is encoded by the exons ATGGGGTTCAACCGACAGGGAGAGCCGTGTAGGGAGGTGGAGAAGAGGTTTACACCGTACATCGGCCAGGAGTTTGGGGGGGTTAAGGATGCGGTGACTTTTTATAAGATATACGccattgcttgtgggtttgatgtCCCTAGGTACACAACAACAAAATGGCGTGGCGGTGAGATCAAGTCAAAGCTCGTCGTCTGCAATCGAGAAGGTTTCGCTCACAAGATGCCCAGAAAAGATCAGGATGACGGACTGGATGGGGAGAAGTCACAGAGGATATTCAGGGTCATTAGAATGGGGTGTAAAGCGAGGATACGACTATATATGAAGAATGGTCTTTTATTAATTGACCGGTTCCACGAGGGTCACAATCACGAGCTTATCTCACTTAAGGACATAGAGTTCCAGAAATTGTCGCGTAACATAACAGATTATCACAAGATGATAATCGTTTCAAACTCAAGG ctgaagataggagcaacAAAAACATACAGAATCTGCAAAGAACAAGTGAATGGATACGAAAACATTGGAGCAagcttaaatgattttaagaacttccataggGATGTTAAATGTTTCATTCACGAACGGGATGGTCAGTTGTTTGTTGACCATTTTAAGGAAATGACTGAAACAAGAATAGGTTTCCACTTTGACTATGACCTTGACGATGATGGCAGCCTACGTAGGGCCATATGGGCGGACGATACCGCTCGAGATAATTACAAAATTTTTGGTGATGCGGTGTCATTCGACCCAACTTACTCCACCAATAAGTATTCTATGGTATTCACACCATTCAAAGGTGTTGACCACCATAAACGATCTGTGACGTTATGTGGGGCTCTAGTTGCATGGAAGATTATGAGTCGTTTAATTGGGTTTTTAGCCGGTTTTTACAAGCAATGGGAG GACGATGAGCTTGAGGCAGCAAGATTTGATGGTATCTGGGAGCAAATAATTCAAGATCATGGTGTTGGC AGACTTGAGGATGGCGTCGATTATGAGGACAactcaaagatcagagagcgaaaatag